A DNA window from Anastrepha obliqua isolate idAnaObli1 chromosome 5, idAnaObli1_1.0, whole genome shotgun sequence contains the following coding sequences:
- the LOC129247414 gene encoding histone H4-like, with amino-acid sequence MTGHGKGGKGLGKGGAKRHRKVLRDNIQAITKPAIRRLARRGGVKRISGLIYEETRGVLKVFLENVIGDAVTYTEHAKRKTVTAMDVVYALKRQGRTLYDFGS; translated from the coding sequence atgactggtcacggcaaaggtggtaaaggtttgggaaaaggtggtgccaaacgtcatcgcaaagttttacgtgataacatccaagccatcactaaaccagctattcgacgtttagctcgtcgtggtggtgtaaaacgtatatctggtttgatatatgaagaaactcgtggtgttttaaaagtatttttggagaatgttatcggtgatgcagttacctatactgaacatgccaaaaggaaaacagttacaGCTATGGATGTTGTGTACGCTTTAAAGAGACAAGGCCGTACTTTATACGATTTCGgcagttaa